One Odontesthes bonariensis isolate fOdoBon6 chromosome 12, fOdoBon6.hap1, whole genome shotgun sequence genomic window, attagggccaggcataagaaaaaataataatattttgcctgtcgagaattaagtcgacatgttgagaagtcgaattttcgagaaaaaagtcaactcctctagtccatttcgactttaatctcgacatgtcgactttattctcgacaggcaaaatataaatattttttcttatgcctggccctaatactcttccgtacttttctctctctgtgacACGTATCTTTTTCTTGCATTTATTCTTTCAATTCTGTGATTATTATTGGGGAGAAAGTAAGTGTGTGGGAAATCCCTATTTGTATTGTAAAGTGTGCTTACAATTCATGGTAGTaaacacgtcgctgctatttactcgctactcgctcactcgcttgggtgcttttgctgacttggtgtgtagaagttgggtggccactgtttggagaacactgggggaacgtcacctgtcaataatctgtattctgcattttaattggctactcgcttttactcgctttactcgcgtcgctcgaagttgaaatattttcatctcggaatccgcccacatcgcatcgcttgtactcgcttgtactctcctcgcctactcgcctcctcgcctcgagtgaacacatagacattctattgacttcactcgctgagcgagtaaatagcagcgacgtgtgtgtactAAAGACCAGCACCGAACAGCGGTAGGTAGGTTGACACgcctaagccccgccccctgccCTGTGATTGGTGAGCATGTGTTGCCATATCAGGGATTATGAAAAGCGAAGGGTGGGACGTTAAGCAATGTGTCTCATAACACGACACATGAATGCGGtagttttttgttatttatttgaattttgtGGCGCAAACACCACATTTTGGTCGTGTGCGTAGCTCTACGTTGTATCCAAGTGACGTTAGCTAGCTGACCGACTCTTAACGGCTCCTCCTTGGGAACTTTCACCGACACATGGGAAATCATCAAAGGGCACCGCAACTGTCAGCGAGGTGGGTAGCTGACATGTAGAAGGTATATGCGCTACGCGTGACAGAGGGGGCACTGCTTATCGACTGTGTAATAATAACTTTACTTCGTTTTTACACGAGACTTCCCAATCGATGTTTGGGTAACTAACGTAATCAGTCTTTCTTTCTTACAAAATCTGGCAAAATTAGTTAATTAGTAACCCGTCCTCCATTGTCTTCCGCCTTTAGTAACTGGCAGTACCAATCAGAAACGGAGCCGATATAAGCATGACCACAAACCATCCATGACAGCGGACACCACAGAGGGGACCGGCATGATGGAGACACCTCGCAGAATCATCAGCTTTAACTTCTCGGACATGGAGCAGGGAAACTCAGAGCCCTCTGCCCTCTCCTCCACCATGTCCATAGACAGGCTCTTGCCGGCTCTCCTGGAGTGCTTTGGGATCATTTTGTGCGGTTACGTCGCAGGGAGGACAAGTATCATCACTCCCACTCAGGCCAAAGGATTGGGAAACTTTGTGTCCAAATTTGCCCTCCCGGCACTGCTGTTCAAGAACATGGTGCTGCTGGACTTTGCTAATGTCATCTGGCCATTTCTCTGGAGCGTCCTCATCGCCAAAGTGTCCGTGTTTTGCATTGTCTGCATCCTAACTCTGATAGTTGCCAGTCCTGACAGTCGCTACAGTAAGGCTGGGCTCTTCTCTATATTTGCCACCCAAAGCAACGACTTTGCCTTGGGTTATCCAATAGGTAAGCATAAAAACGAGTTCTCCTACTTGCTTTTCATTCACTGCCTCTCATTTATAAATGCTTACAATAATGCACATCCATCAAATTGAAAGCTTTTCTATTGATTTTGTGACACTATGAATAAAGTTTGCAAAAGAAAATATTGCGAGGCATTTCGGAGCAGAGTTTCAGATTTATGAACACACGTCATGATCATACAAGTTGGTTGGAATGGAGAAGTGTGTGTTTcatttcaacaacaaaaaatagctACGTGAGAAATGTAATTCTAATGAAACAAATCCTCGTACGCATGATTGGAAAACTGACAAACGTGTAAGCTTCAAACATAGGGATCATTATTTCATGTGGCACAGTTTATCCCTTAGAGCTGGAAGAACCTGTTTCAGCTTGGATGATCTTGTAACATTTCCAGAAAGTGTCTCATTGTGTTGCTTGTAGTTCAGTGATGAATACTCcaatttcctcattcatttttATCTGCAGTAACATTTGATACCGCAGCTCTCCTTCTGCCCCATGTGTCAGAAAGACTTGAGCTCTTCCAGTGAATGGTGATCATTGATATGCAGGTCGCTCCCTGAGTGGTTTTAAAAGCTTTCTGTGCGCTCTGTTGATAAATGGGCATGATTTGTTAATCCTAATGACGGTTTGCAGGTGTACCTCTGTGCAAACATTTAGTATGAAACCAAGGCAAAGTTTTATGTACGAGGCTTTAAATTTTCCTGTTTGCGACGTATTTTTTAACCCCTATTTCCCCTCTGCATCCTCAGTTGAAGCCCTCTACCAGAGCACACACCCAGAATACCTTCAGTACATCTACCTGGTTGCACCGGTCTCCCTGATGCTCCTAAATCCCATCGGATTTGCTTTCTGTGAGATCCAGAAGTGGAAGAATGAAGGGAACCGCCAGCAGAGCAAACTCCTGATTGTGGGAGTCGTAGTTTTGCAGGTCCTAAAGAACCCCATTGTTTTCATGGTTGTGATTGGTATCATCGCCCACTTTGTCCTGCACCAGACAATTCCTGCTTTCATGGCCGAGTTTCTGGACGGCTTGGCCAACTCTTTTGGGGGAGCAGCTCTGTTCTACTTGGGTCTGTCTATGGTGGGCCAGTTGAGGAAACTAACCAGATCCACAGTCGTGACACTGATATTACTCATTACGGCAAAACTGTGAGTGTCATTAAGGATTTTTACTGCAACtgctgggttgttttttttgtaaaataaatttaGTGTTATCAAGCAACCATTGCATAGTTATTATGAGGCTTGCTGTTGGAGTGTAGAAGGTCAGTAAGTTAGAGCAAAGTGATCCCAGCATGCTGATTACTGCTGATGGTTTGGATGACTCAGGCCTTTATCAGACAACAAGGCATTACCAAATGGATGTCTCATTCCAGGGTTCAGGAGTATGTAGAATGATAGTAGCTATTCTATTTAAATATTTCTGTTGCACTGCATTTCACAGCATAGTGTTAAGCAACCCTTCACATAACGGTGCATTGCTCTGCTCTTTTGACTCTCAGGTTGCTGATGCCCCTTCTTTGTAAGGACATGGTGGATCTGTTGGACAACACTAACACCAGCTCTTTGAACCACTCCAGCCTCTCTGATTACGCCTTTCTTTATGGCGTGTTCCCGACTGCACCAAGTGTGGCCATCTATGCAGTTTATTACAACGCAGAACTAGAAGTTGTGAGTCGTTTGCAATTACCCCCCAGCCTTCTATCTGCCATTCACTTACTTATgacgtttgttttgttttccttttcttatttatgcctcttttttcttcttctttttcttcttctcacaGATAACCTCCGGGATGGTGATCAGCACTTTTCTCTCGGCTCCGATCATGTATGCTTCGGCCTGGTTGCTCACAATCCACTGGATGGATCCCCAGCTTGTGATGAATTCACTGCAGAATGTCAGCTTTAATACAAGCATAGTGAGCTTAGTTGTACTGGTGAGTCACAACCTCATCGGGGCGTATGCAGGCTTGCTGTGGGGCTTGTCTTTCACGACTGACATTTTATCAGCtgcttcttttgtttcttttgttttgtgtctcgatGTAGAAACGGTCTACGGTAGAAAAGGTCGTAGAAATGCCAAACTTGTATACAATGCCCCCCCTCTGTAACTCAACTGCAGTTTGAGCTGTTGATGTTATTTAAGTCTTTGACTATTTGCTCTAAAAGTAGACACAGCTTCTTGTTGGATGTTTTGAACCACTCAAACAGGCTAACTTTAAAAGTCTCAGTTATTCAGACGACGTACAGCCTCACAGATGCCCTACTTCCTCATTCTCACTTTCAGTGTTTCTTTTAGGGAAGTTAAAAGTTACCCTGAAATGTGGTCATATCTGGGTTTGAATTTTGTCTTCCCATGTACTTTTACTGTTCTTCTGCGTTTGCAGAGACTGAATAACCAGCCAGCAATGCTTCATGTCTGTCTTTAAATTCAATGCAAATGCTTTTATGCTGTTAACTGTACACAAATTGAAATCTGCGTGTTTCCCTCTGATAGGTGTGGACGATTACTGTTATGTTCTTGAGTAAGAAATTCAAGAGGCTACCTCACATGTTTACCGTCAACCTTTTCTTTGCACAGGTAAAAATGTTACCACAAACGCTCAATATTCATATTTCGCACTGAATAAAACAACTGAGCAGATGCACCTGTGAATAACTTCACATGTAAACGTTCTTATCCACgatggtgtttttcttttcctagTTGCTGACTTGCATTGGGATGATTCTGTGGAACTTTGCGGTGAAGGGAGACAGCTTTATCGGGCAGGTCCTGACTTTCACGCTGTTGTGTACTTCACTCTACAGCACCTTCGTTTGGCCAGGTATACGCACAACCCTCCGCGCACAGCGGCCACACATTGAATCGCGCGACTACGTTGCGATGAGCTCTGAAATGTGAAGTTTGGCTTTTAATCTTGAAAAGTGCGCGCGCTCTGTTGTTTAAGGATTGATAGTGCTCTCAATTGTGCTCATGAAGAAGTACGAGGATCTGAAAGGATTATCAGGCGTGTTGGTCATCGCTGGCTGGGGGTGAGTCAATGTTGGTTAACACAGAAATGAAACCAAGCAAAGTTTGTCTTGTCCACTATAAAGCCATATCATAGCCAGACGATAGACAATTTAACTTAGATTGTGTGCATGAACACGTACCATCACAATATAGCTGAAGAGTACTGCTCTGGAGTAACTACTTAATTTCCTGTAAACTTACTATGCAAAAAGGTTCCACCGGTGTTTTCCCAAGACAGTGTTGTTGAGCCAGTTTTTGTTGGACATTTTAATCCAATGAGTTAATTCTTTTTTGGAACAGGATTCCAGCTTTATTTACAGCCATTCTGCTCATGGCTGGGCGACCAACGCCTGACACGATTGATTCGTATTTCTTCTATGGCAAAGCACAGGTAACAAAGCAAGTGGATCGTCTCCTGCTTTCTGTCATTTGGAGTAATAATAGAGAGTTACGTGAATGTTTCCATAACATGCGTTTCTCTGTTAGATAATCTGCACCACCATTGTAATCAGCCTCAGCGTACTCCTGGGAGGAGGCTCCCTCGTGTGTCTCAGTAGAGGAAGCTGGGCCCAAACCGAACGAAACCCAGGGGGCAACTCTTCCTTTGACACTGTGGAAGATCATGTGACAGAAGTTGAACCAGAAATCCGGACCGTGGTCGAGCCAATCGCCACAGCAGGAGATGGGGGTACTTTGTCTTATGGAGAACATTTCATTTAGATTATAGTTTTCTATTGTTTAAACGTTTAAGTCaacattttttccttttatgttCACGTAACAAAAAACTATGTTTGGAAATATTTAGGGCTGGTGATGAGAGTAATTACAATCAAATAAGCATAGAGACGGCAGTGGGAATGAAGAGAGAAATCAGTTTTTTAAAACTACGATTTATCTCCAGTAATTCTAGAACAAATAGCTGCTCAGTGTAACCTCCATTTGATGATCGCTCATTCTGCTCAGATACATGTTCAGTGGAAAAAGTCCCACTGCGGTGACGAAATCAGGAGGTAAAACAAGAaggaaactgaacaaaaaacCCTGCGTGTCATTATCTGGAGGAAACACGATCAGTTAAAGTCCACACTGAAGTCATGGTCTTGCACAACctatttgaaaaaaagagatgcTAAGATAGGAATTCATTTGAGCAGAGTTTGTGTTGTCTGTGTGCTACTTACATGCTACATGGTTCGCACAGCTTAGCATACAAAGATTTAACATTACTAAATAAAGTAGATGCGTTGTGATGAAAAGCTGTTGTAAAGCTGCAGCCCTAAagcatttttgcattttctataacatcccaacttttttttctcatttgggGTTGTCATCACACGTTAATCAATCCTTTATTAAACTAATATGTGCGTGATTGCTATTCTTAAATATTGTCTCTGTCGTCTGCTTTTCGTGTGAGCTGAGATGAGGTGTCAGAgaatcattttcagttttgtcaCTTTATCAGAGTGCCTCATATGTGACTGCGCTCCACCCCCCCAGCCCATGCCCGACATGATCGCTAGCACCAGCGTGAACGGCACACCAGCCATGCTCACAGGTACTGGACTGATAAGCAGCTGGCACGCATTTTGCAATGCATTAAACCCTCCAAGTAAACCCCAGACATCAGTTGCATCCGAGTTTCCTAAATCGTTTAACCTGGTGTCTGAAACTCAAATTCAATAtgatcattttttgttttgctgccCCCCTCAGGTCAGTGTGAGCATGGATGTGAATCAACAGACTGCCTCCTGGCTGAGATAGAGGAGCTCCAACAGGTTGCCGACAGACAAGTGGTCCGTCATGTGCTCATGTGTCTGCTTCTGACTGTCTGCCTGCTCGCTGTGAGTAAACCACCACCTTTCAGTTCTGCAGTAACATCTGCCCGCTTATTATATTAAGAGCGTCACAAACCAAAGCGGATACAAATAGCAGAGCTGTTCTGTTCCCAGCTTCTGTCAGAGGAAGACTTTTAGAAACCTGCTCAGAAACCCACAATAGAAAATTCCTAAATGCTGCATATGTATTTCTTTAGGTATTCAGTACATGTATACAGTTCATGAAAAAGAGCTTGGTTCCCATGGTGTTCGATATAAATGCTTGATGCACACAGTTGTTATCATGTTGTTTCCCTCTTAAATTCTCCAATAACAGAACTTATCCAGTTGCGTGTGGTTGCTCTATAACTACGTTCCTGGGAGACTTTACTTGGAGCTGCAGTTCTTCTGTGCTATTACCAACTATGGCCAGGTTGTTACAACAAATACAGCAGCCCCAAAATAATGAGTATTTATTCTCACATAGCACCACAGTCACAATTGTTATCTTTTCTGTTGACAGGGATTTCTCTCCTTTGCTCTTTTTGGGCTGGACAAACATTTGATTTTATCGCCATTCAAAAGGTAAAGAGTATTTATGTTTCAAAACTAAAGGCATGTTCAGAGGTTTTCCAACACACATTGTAACTTGTCCACTGTGTGCATAATACATATGTTATGAGTACAGAGCCGAGTGTGTGTATTCACTCTTTTAATGATTGTTTAGGTTATACCGACTGTGGTCTGGGAGGAGGCAGGATGAGCAGCCACAGCCTGATTTACCCGATGAGATCAGGATGACCTGCACCCAGTTCACAAAGTACCACAAACAGCAGTGTTTTCATGAGATTGTTAAAAAGAGAAGGTGAGATTATGCAGTGGGCTCTGGTCTGAGGTTGATGAGATAATGTCATGAGCAAACATGCTTCTGTTTTttaatattgatttttttttttttttttttttttttttttttttttttttgctcattgcTTGTGGTGTGTTTGCGTTCTGTCAgcagctttttctgtttctggtcAGAGCAGCGGTCCTTAAGTTGAACTCTTTATCGACTTTCAGGTGTGGGAAGGAGACCGCGGTGGACAGTTTTCTTGGCCTTGAACTCGTGGAGTGGCTTCAGCGGGTGGGCTTGGCGCAGGACCGCGATGAGGCGGTAGTCTACGGGACGCGGCTGCAGCAGGGCGGTGTGCTTCAGCACATCAAGCAGGAGTACGGCTTCGAAGACGGCCATCTTCATTACTACTTTATGACGTAAAACAAAAGGGCAAACGCTGACATTTCTTTCGAGGTACAGCACATTTCAGTTCAAAAGGGAAATTCTTCTGTGTTCACACACTAGACGGTGCACTATGGTGTCATGTAGCAGAACATTTAAATGAAAGAATTGGGCACAGCAGACTTTTACTTTTAGGTGTGTGAATGAATGCAACACATTTTGAAGTTAAAAGCTCCACTGTGCCTCGTTGATGAGCTTAAAGGgaattaaaaaatttatttaaaatgtaccACCTTTGTCCTCAAAGGAACCTTTCAAAAGGAACTCGCAGGCCTTTGTATGCTCTAAATACCATCTCCTTATTTAATTGTCAACAAAACATTGGAGAGATTTTTAAATTGTTCCACTATTCAAAGTGAAATGCATGTTTTGAATTTCAGAGCCCACCGTTACTTTTCATGCAGATGGCATTCTGGGGCTTTTGCCTCATCCGACAACACACGGCAGTTACTGTCTCAGTAATATTGCAGCTTTTACGGGTCGGCAGTAAAGATATCACTTAAGTGCTACAAGCTGCTTCTTTTGGTCATAGTTGCTTGTCAGAAGACAACAAGGGAATTAAAGTCAACTTTCCTAGATAACAGACGGACCAAAGTCAACTTCCCGAGGACCCACTGCTCTGTTATCACCACGTCTTCCCTGTTCCATGTCATGTATTTGTCAACTGACACGGTAATGAGGCCTTGGTTGTGACTTGCTGTAACAGTGGTTATGACAAAATGTTGCGCGCGTTATTGTGTCCCACTTGATTTCTAACAACCACTGATTAATGAGCCGGCTCCGCTTTCACATGACTGAAAGACAAACGGCAATTCTCTGCAACATAATGCAACGTAATTGCAATCACTATGATTTTGTCCCTTATGTTAAGCAGCACAGGTGGCAACTGTCGGACTGCTCAATTCCCGTTGGTCATATTGGCACAGATGCCACAGTCGTTTGTGAATCTTAACACTGTCCCAACACATTTTGACTTTGAAAACAGTAAAAATCAAAgttcaaacacaacaaaactTAACTGTCCTCAGTTAAAGCCTCTGCCATCCCCGTTTTCCTGCAGTCTGTTTATCTGAACCAGCTGATGACAGAAGGCAGACCTCTAAGTTTGCAGAGGATTTAAACAGAGTGTAAGGGCTTATTTATGATAGCATGTACGCATCTGTCTACTGCTTCATCATCCCACCCAaagtgaaggtttttgcatACCCAAACAAGGCAGCCCAACTCCTGGCAatcttttaaaacaaaacaaacaaaaaaaaaacttcagccCACACCGCGGATGGTTCCACACATTTCTGAGTCTGCCCTCAAGTGGCAGCAACACACTATAACATGTAGATGGGCATTATGTAAAGCATCAATGCAAAGCGGCTTCAGAAACATGCATAAGGCACGTACACCTGCTTCAACCATATGTTGACAGGAACACAACAGAGATGTTTTGATGCTAAGCAACAAGTTAGTCTTCAGTGAATCTGTTGAATGTGCAACATTTCAAGCTGTGcgtttcatattttttttttgcatttttttgtttttgtttaatcacACGAACTGTGATTGCTCTGACTGATTGTCCCTGTTTTGAGGTGACCGTCCTCCTGCTGGCCAACGTTTCCCCTCCTTTAAAGACACGATTCCCTCGCCTCTCCCCGTCACTTCTAACTGGCTTCTGCTTTAGCGAGAGGAAAAGGAACTTACCCACTTTCCTCTGTTATCAATGAAAGGCGCAGACAACAAAGACTTTGCTCCACTCTCATGTTCCCACCTTTTTGATCTCCTTGCAGTAGACTCAATTCAGTCATATTTACTGTATGTAGCCAATGTGAATCTTTGTAATAAGCCATAGAATTAATATTAGTTTGGGTTCCTTTTTGTATTTAACATTTCTGAAATGTGAAGTTGCAGCTGCCTTGTTTTAACAGTTAACATTGTTAGATAAACTGTCAGGTGGCCCCTGTTTAGCCATATTGTCAGTGATGGTTATCCCTCACTGGAAAAAACTGGACATGGAGGCACCCATCAGGGCAGTGGATGAACAAGGGATTATTAGTCTTGGGGTAAAACAAGACTTTCGGATGATGGCGTCTTTGGTTGACTTTTATGCACTCGACACCTGTGTTGACTtcctgttgttttatttttgtgttctAACATGTGAATGAGGAAGCACAAAAAGGTGTTCTCATGAACAAAGCtggagcagcaaaaaaaaaaaaaggatgccaGTTATCTGCTGCATGTATTCTTGCTTATTCTGAGACACCTCTGGACTCACTTTAACTCCTCAGACAAAGCCATTCCCTTCAAAGGAATGAAGggaagatttttatttttttttaatattaaaaatttattttacCAGTTTTGTTTATGGCAAATGTTACATGAGGCACAACTACTGTAGCTTCAGTCGCATGTTTTAATTTAACATGGCATTGGTATAAGATTATTCATGACCGAATACCTGAAAAAGAATCAGGGGCCTGAACTATGaagcaggatttttttttcagcttgatACGATTATTTCAGGTTCACCTCTTGAGTTTTCAAAGCTGCACTGGAACAGATTGTATATGAAATAAGAGATGCCACATGGAGAAATATCACCAAGTGACCAATCAGggttgtctgtttgttttttgttgtaatGTGAAAAAAACAGATACTGCTGCTTAGACAGTGAGTGTCTTCTTTCTCTTCAGTCCCTCTCAGAGTTAGACTGCCTTAATCACTGGAATGTTATCAAACTTTTGGCACATTTGCCAGGTTTGAATTCTCTGTTTGTATTTGTCGTTTAGGGTTTTTGAGGCAATAACACGCCTGCGTCACATTCATTTATGTGATGGCGAGTTGAGAACAAACGTCTTTGCACTGTTGAACATGATCCTGGTGTTCCAGATTTGTTAATCCAGAtaaaataagtcaataaaaaCATCCATAGTTCAAGCCCCAAGCGTGTGGAGAGGAAAATGCTCAGCTGGACTGTCTTTCTTACAATAATCCTTGTAAATGAAAAGGTGACGCTGCTATATTTGTCTTTGATGTAAATAACAATGAAAGTAGAGCTAAATAAATTTTAAtggcttttttatttatttttaaagccgaggtttgttttattcatttgaaaTGTTGACAAATATTCGTCTTTAATAAAAATCCCTGTGATGCAATTTTCTGCCAAAGGTTTGCGTTTAATACAATGCAGAATATttgtgttgaaataaaaattCTCTCAACCTTCGTGTTACACTCTAAATTTGTTCAGAAAACATCTGTGGCCGATGGTTAATTAAATAAACAATTCATTCACATTGCGGAAATGATGGCTTTTACCGCAGAGCTGCTCCATTTTGGTGGAACACTGAGTCATTAAACAATGATTTTAAAGATGTTCAGCTCTGATCAGATTCATTGATTTATCGAACAAACGGTTTCTGCCTCCTGCTGACACACTTGCAGGCCTGTTGTGAGGTTCCATAAAGTCGCAAACCTCTCAGCTTTTGCTGTAAGTGGACAACTCCTTCTCAACAGAACTCGAGAACAGGTTCACCCAAAGGTCAGGCTCATCGATGCCTTGTGTGAGAATCTCCTCCATCTGCCTCATGGTCTCCTTCTCTAGCTGCCTCGTACATTCTGTGATCTTCTGTCCTTTGTCCTACGAgcgggagaaaaaaaaggaaacctgAGTTTTAAGTACACTTTCAGCAGACATCAACGAGT contains:
- the gpr155a gene encoding lysosomal cholesterol signaling protein is translated as MTADTTEGTGMMETPRRIISFNFSDMEQGNSEPSALSSTMSIDRLLPALLECFGIILCGYVAGRTSIITPTQAKGLGNFVSKFALPALLFKNMVLLDFANVIWPFLWSVLIAKVSVFCIVCILTLIVASPDSRYSKAGLFSIFATQSNDFALGYPIVEALYQSTHPEYLQYIYLVAPVSLMLLNPIGFAFCEIQKWKNEGNRQQSKLLIVGVVVLQVLKNPIVFMVVIGIIAHFVLHQTIPAFMAEFLDGLANSFGGAALFYLGLSMVGQLRKLTRSTVVTLILLITAKLLLMPLLCKDMVDLLDNTNTSSLNHSSLSDYAFLYGVFPTAPSVAIYAVYYNAELEVITSGMVISTFLSAPIMYASAWLLTIHWMDPQLVMNSLQNVSFNTSIVSLVVLVWTITVMFLSKKFKRLPHMFTVNLFFAQLLTCIGMILWNFAVKGDSFIGQVLTFTLLCTSLYSTFVWPGLIVLSIVLMKKYEDLKGLSGVLVIAGWGIPALFTAILLMAGRPTPDTIDSYFFYGKAQIICTTIVISLSVLLGGGSLVCLSRGSWAQTERNPGGNSSFDTVEDHVTEVEPEIRTVVEPIATAGDGECLICDCAPPPQPMPDMIASTSVNGTPAMLTGQCEHGCESTDCLLAEIEELQQVADRQVVRHVLMCLLLTVCLLANLSSCVWLLYNYVPGRLYLELQFFCAITNYGQGFLSFALFGLDKHLILSPFKRLYRLWSGRRQDEQPQPDLPDEIRMTCTQFTKYHKQQCFHEIVKKRRCGKETAVDSFLGLELVEWLQRVGLAQDRDEAVVYGTRLQQGGVLQHIKQEYGFEDGHLHYYFMT